One Desulforhopalus sp. DNA segment encodes these proteins:
- the mutM gene encoding bifunctional DNA-formamidopyrimidine glycosylase/DNA-(apurinic or apyrimidinic site) lyase — protein sequence MPELPEVEVICRGIRPHLLERKVTAIHHSGKQLRLPVPLQLLQKEMVGRQIKEVSRRAKYLQITLDSGAMLIIHLGMTGNLGFFAPNSDPAKHDHLRWTLDNGTELRYNDSRRFGSIQILAARDTADLEATVFKTAGPEPFSDEFSAEYLLRLAKGRDLPVKVFIMTTQVVAGVGNIYANESLFRAGILPTRKISSIRKKDWQRLITAIREILQHAIHCGGSTISNFINARQEKGYFQVNFQVYGKEGETCPACRQAKLEKVRLAGRASYFCPCCQR from the coding sequence ATGCCTGAACTGCCGGAAGTTGAGGTCATCTGCCGAGGAATCCGCCCCCACCTGCTCGAACGGAAAGTGACGGCGATTCACCACAGTGGCAAACAGCTCCGCCTCCCGGTACCACTGCAACTTCTGCAGAAGGAGATGGTCGGTCGACAGATCAAGGAGGTAAGTCGCCGCGCCAAGTACCTGCAGATCACCTTGGACAGCGGGGCCATGCTGATCATCCACCTCGGGATGACCGGTAACCTCGGCTTCTTTGCCCCAAACTCCGACCCGGCAAAACACGACCACCTCCGCTGGACCCTCGATAACGGTACCGAACTGCGCTACAACGACAGCCGCAGGTTCGGCTCCATCCAGATCCTTGCCGCCCGGGACACCGCCGACCTTGAAGCGACCGTCTTCAAGACCGCCGGTCCCGAGCCCTTCAGCGACGAGTTTTCCGCCGAATACCTGCTTCGCCTGGCAAAGGGCAGAGACCTGCCGGTCAAGGTCTTCATCATGACCACCCAGGTGGTGGCAGGGGTCGGCAATATCTACGCCAACGAGAGTCTGTTTCGGGCCGGCATTCTGCCGACGCGAAAGATCAGCAGCATTAGAAAGAAGGACTGGCAAAGACTGATCACGGCAATCCGTGAAATCCTCCAGCACGCCATACACTGCGGTGGCTCAACCATCAGCAACTTTATCAACGCCCGCCAGGAAAAGGGCTACTTTCAGGTCAACTTCCAGGTGTACGGCAAGGAAGGCGAGACCTGCCCAGCCTGCCGGCAGGCAAAGCTCGAAAAGGTCCGTCTGGCCGGCAGGGCCAGCTATTTCTGCCCCTGCTGTCAGAGGTGA
- a CDS encoding 4'-phosphopantetheinyl transferase superfamily protein: MEQFPRNLFPSDILLAASAAFGTSALTATLLDQTEAATGPTGLPADSPLQTTLLHPREAARLATFKLAKRRSEFHSGRISAKMAMVSYWAREGSGPIPPFDRIAIVNDNTGRPFVCIDSPVNIAPPEISITHGGEYAAALAAASPCGIDIQLQRDNLFRVREKYSLPDELRLLKELLPDTAALARLSMLWTAKEAAKKALSFWQMPGFLELALISPADILPSGITLRFAVRIVDNLRMPETVTVLATTFANYGLAICVIEKEKCHA, encoded by the coding sequence ATGGAACAATTCCCACGCAACCTCTTTCCATCCGACATCCTCTTGGCAGCCTCAGCTGCCTTCGGTACCTCCGCCCTGACCGCGACCCTTCTCGACCAAACTGAGGCTGCCACCGGTCCCACCGGACTTCCAGCTGACTCCCCGCTGCAAACCACCCTACTCCACCCGCGGGAAGCAGCCAGGCTCGCCACCTTCAAACTGGCAAAAAGGCGGTCGGAATTTCACTCCGGCAGGATATCGGCAAAGATGGCCATGGTAAGTTATTGGGCACGAGAGGGGTCCGGCCCCATTCCGCCTTTCGACAGAATTGCCATAGTCAACGACAACACCGGCCGGCCCTTTGTCTGCATCGATAGCCCTGTAAACATTGCGCCGCCCGAGATATCCATTACCCACGGCGGGGAATATGCCGCTGCCCTGGCCGCCGCATCGCCCTGCGGCATTGACATCCAGCTGCAAAGAGACAATCTTTTCCGGGTCCGGGAGAAATACTCTCTCCCCGACGAATTACGCCTCTTAAAAGAACTGCTGCCGGACACAGCGGCACTGGCCCGGTTGTCCATGCTCTGGACAGCCAAAGAGGCGGCTAAGAAAGCCCTCAGCTTCTGGCAAATGCCCGGATTCCTGGAATTGGCCCTCATCTCCCCAGCCGATATCCTTCCCAGCGGCATAACCCTTCGCTTTGCCGTCAGGATAGTGGACAATCTGCGCATGCCGGAGACCGTAACTGTCCTGGCCACCACCTTTGCCAATTATGGGCTGGCCATCTGTGTCATCGAAAAGGAGAAATGCCATGCCTGA
- a CDS encoding CvpA family protein — protein sequence MKGISGTTAYDLVVIGLFVLLVGRGLWLGLIKQVTGLLALYLAFFAASRYHDRILPVLRDISADPKVIFLASYVVLFIATYVVVMLCGKALSYVLKLTITSWFDSLLGALVGFAKAVILVVLLHMILGAVLAPESQMLKSCVTCEALNGAADLTRELIRNEELRKTLMQQKPAIAINAMKEYLAPDEAKKSPPPAAKP from the coding sequence ATGAAAGGTATTTCCGGTACGACAGCGTATGACCTGGTAGTAATCGGCCTGTTTGTGCTTTTGGTCGGTCGGGGGCTTTGGCTGGGTCTTATAAAACAGGTAACAGGCCTCCTGGCCCTTTATCTCGCCTTTTTTGCCGCCAGCCGCTATCATGACAGAATCTTACCAGTTTTGCGAGATATATCAGCGGACCCGAAGGTCATCTTTCTCGCCAGCTATGTGGTCCTTTTTATTGCCACCTATGTCGTGGTCATGCTCTGCGGCAAGGCCCTCAGCTATGTCCTGAAACTGACAATCACCTCGTGGTTTGACAGCCTGCTCGGCGCTTTGGTCGGTTTTGCCAAGGCGGTTATTCTCGTGGTTTTGCTGCATATGATCCTCGGTGCGGTACTTGCCCCGGAAAGCCAGATGCTGAAATCATGCGTCACCTGCGAAGCCCTTAACGGTGCCGCTGACCTGACCAGGGAACTGATCCGCAACGAGGAACTCAGAAAAACCCTCATGCAGCAAAAACCGGCCATCGCCATCAATGCGATGAAAGAATATCTCGCCCCCGACGAGGCCAAGAAATCGCCGCCCCCGGCCGCTAAACCTTAG
- a CDS encoding UPF0280 family protein produces the protein MKRTKGRKPESYVDRSYRALAEHDLISCFAKVKDSDLHILADKDVSASALELVLRYRLQIEHYIKGRPEFLGALSPLAPDILAPPIVKDMLAAGRMADVGPMAAVAGAIAEYVGKALLQGGCREVIVENGGDIFFCRTKECTAAIFAGESPLSMKVGIKLAAARMPVGVCTSSGTVGHSLSFGLADAVVVIAGSTSLADAAATRVGNEAGNATNSDEGIKRALQVAMTIAGVQGAVVIRGEKIGAVGDVELVKLS, from the coding sequence ATGAAACGAACGAAGGGAAGAAAGCCTGAATCGTATGTAGATCGCAGCTATCGCGCCCTGGCTGAGCATGATTTGATCTCTTGTTTTGCCAAGGTGAAGGATTCGGACCTGCATATCCTCGCCGACAAGGATGTGTCGGCCTCGGCCCTGGAGTTGGTGCTGCGGTACCGTTTGCAGATCGAACACTATATCAAGGGGCGTCCGGAGTTTCTTGGCGCTTTGTCGCCTCTTGCTCCGGATATCCTGGCCCCGCCGATTGTGAAAGATATGCTGGCGGCCGGGCGGATGGCCGATGTCGGACCAATGGCGGCGGTGGCCGGGGCGATTGCCGAATATGTCGGCAAGGCCCTGCTCCAAGGGGGTTGCCGGGAGGTGATAGTCGAAAACGGCGGAGATATTTTTTTTTGCCGGACCAAAGAGTGCACGGCGGCGATCTTTGCCGGTGAGTCGCCTTTGAGCATGAAGGTTGGCATCAAACTGGCGGCGGCGAGAATGCCGGTGGGGGTCTGTACCTCCTCCGGTACGGTGGGGCATTCCTTGAGCTTTGGCCTGGCCGATGCCGTCGTCGTCATCGCCGGCTCGACCTCTCTTGCCGATGCCGCGGCCACCCGGGTTGGCAATGAAGCCGGGAACGCCACCAATAGCGATGAAGGAATCAAACGGGCCTTGCAGGTGGCCATGACCATTGCAGGTGTTCAGGGGGCGGTGGTCATTCGGGGAGAGAAAATTGGCGCGGTGGGAGATGTCGAACTGGTCAAGCTGAGCTGA
- a CDS encoding PilZ domain-containing protein, producing the protein MDTTEEKERRQELRQVDRRYLVFYLRIYDGMSNKIIGHLVDLSEKGMMLISDHPVPVNEDYRLRMRLPAQMKDRGEIVLAATSRWCKSDENPDFYLVGFQMHDLEPPARNLISTLLRDFGYIEGRNYT; encoded by the coding sequence ATGGACACTACGGAAGAGAAGGAGAGGAGACAAGAATTGCGCCAGGTGGACCGCAGGTATTTGGTCTTCTATCTGCGGATCTATGATGGCATGAGCAATAAGATCATCGGCCATCTGGTCGATCTTTCGGAAAAGGGGATGATGCTGATTAGCGACCACCCGGTACCAGTCAATGAAGACTATCGTCTGCGCATGCGTCTGCCGGCGCAGATGAAGGACCGTGGGGAGATTGTCCTTGCCGCGACCAGCCGGTGGTGTAAAAGCGACGAGAACCCCGATTTTTACCTGGTCGGCTTTCAGATGCACGATCTGGAGCCACCGGCCAGGAACCTTATCTCCACCTTGTTGCGGGATTTTGGCTATATAGAGGGGAGGAATTATACCTGA
- the rfbD gene encoding dTDP-4-dehydrorhamnose reductase, with the protein MKIVIIGAGGQLGSDCCNLLAAEHQTVGCDLPRVDIGNQASVDSYISETRPDVIVNCAAYTAVDACETELELSWRINALGPKFLAQAAERAGSRLIHISTDYVFDGAKPPPQAYFETDSPNPLSQYGRSKLAGEQAVADHCTNHVILRTAWLYSAYGKNFLKTMLRLAVSNPSREMKVVDDQYGSLTWSLTLTEQIRRLLRSDLTGIMHATSEGYSTWYAAARYFLDAMGVAYAMRPCTTAEYPTPAHRPANSILENKVLKDAGLAVFGSWQEDIDKFVAQNREQLLAEARG; encoded by the coding sequence ATGAAAATCGTCATCATCGGCGCCGGCGGCCAGCTTGGCTCCGACTGCTGCAATCTGCTCGCCGCCGAACATCAAACCGTCGGCTGCGATCTACCACGGGTCGACATCGGCAACCAGGCGAGCGTCGACAGTTATATCAGTGAAACCCGGCCCGACGTCATCGTCAACTGCGCCGCCTACACGGCAGTTGACGCCTGTGAAACCGAACTGGAACTTTCCTGGAGAATCAACGCCCTGGGACCGAAATTCCTCGCCCAGGCAGCGGAGCGGGCCGGCAGCCGGCTCATCCATATCTCGACCGACTATGTCTTTGACGGCGCCAAACCGCCACCCCAGGCCTATTTCGAAACCGACAGCCCAAACCCGCTTTCCCAATACGGCCGGAGCAAACTGGCGGGAGAGCAGGCGGTAGCAGATCATTGCACCAACCACGTCATTCTCCGCACCGCCTGGCTGTATTCGGCCTACGGCAAGAACTTTCTCAAGACCATGCTGCGCCTGGCGGTGAGCAACCCAAGCCGCGAAATGAAGGTCGTTGACGACCAATACGGCTCGCTGACCTGGTCGTTGACCCTCACCGAGCAGATCCGCCGTCTGCTGCGCTCCGACCTCACCGGGATCATGCACGCCACCTCCGAGGGCTATTCCACCTGGTATGCCGCCGCCCGGTATTTCCTCGATGCCATGGGTGTTGCCTATGCGATGCGGCCATGCACCACCGCCGAATATCCGACCCCGGCCCATAGACCGGCCAATTCAATCCTTGAGAACAAGGTGCTGAAAGACGCCGGCCTCGCCGTCTTTGGCAGCTGGCAGGAAGACATTGATAAATTTGTCGCGCAGAACCGGGAACAACTGCTCGCCGAGGCCAGAGGCTGA
- the rfbA gene encoding glucose-1-phosphate thymidylyltransferase RfbA, translated as MKGIILAGGSGTRLYPLTKVVSKQMLPVYDKPMIYYPLSVLMIAGIRDILIISTPHDLPGFRELFGDGSQLGLAISYAVQPRPEGLAQAFLIGKEFIGNDTVSLILGDNIFFGQGFSKILRECAKLDHGGLIFGYLVKDPERYGVVEFDRDNKVIGIVEKPAKPKSKYAVPGLYFYDNDVVAIAEEVKPSPRGELEITDINNAYLQRGTLRVEPLGRGFCWLDTGTHESLQQASSYVQAVQERQGLKIACIEEIAYQLGYIDANQLERLAADMLKNQYGQYIAEFVAVEKNNQRMHS; from the coding sequence ATGAAAGGCATCATCCTCGCCGGCGGCTCCGGCACCCGGCTTTACCCGCTTACCAAGGTCGTCAGCAAACAGATGCTGCCGGTCTATGACAAACCGATGATCTACTACCCCCTGTCGGTATTGATGATCGCCGGAATCCGCGACATCCTCATCATCTCCACCCCCCACGATCTTCCCGGCTTCCGGGAACTTTTCGGTGACGGCTCGCAACTCGGGCTTGCCATCAGCTACGCCGTGCAGCCACGCCCGGAAGGTCTGGCCCAGGCCTTTCTCATCGGTAAGGAGTTTATCGGTAACGACACGGTTTCCCTGATCCTCGGCGACAACATCTTCTTCGGCCAGGGCTTCTCGAAGATTCTCCGGGAATGCGCCAAGCTCGACCACGGCGGCCTGATCTTCGGCTACCTGGTCAAGGACCCGGAGCGTTACGGAGTCGTGGAGTTCGACCGGGACAACAAGGTCATCGGCATCGTTGAAAAACCAGCAAAGCCAAAATCAAAGTATGCGGTACCCGGCCTGTATTTTTACGATAACGACGTCGTCGCCATCGCCGAGGAGGTCAAACCCTCGCCAAGAGGCGAGTTGGAGATTACCGACATCAACAACGCCTACCTGCAACGCGGCACGCTGCGGGTGGAACCGCTCGGCCGGGGTTTCTGCTGGCTCGACACCGGCACCCACGAATCCCTGCAGCAGGCCTCAAGCTATGTCCAGGCGGTTCAGGAGCGGCAGGGTCTGAAAATCGCCTGTATCGAGGAGATTGCCTACCAGCTGGGATATATCGACGCCAATCAGCTGGAACGGCTCGCCGCCGACATGCTCAAAAACCAATACGGCCAATACATCGCCGAATTTGTCGCCGTGGAAAAAAACAACCAGAGGATGCATTCATGA
- a CDS encoding phosphomannomutase — MTNTPLASFKAYDIRGRVPDELNPELAMQIGRAFVAVYGLQKVVVGRDIRQSSPALAQALISGLRMMGADVLDLGLCGTEEIYHAAFSMESAGVDGGVIVTASHNPADYNGMKFVVRGARPVTGESGLREMARLIQGGLLPKPAAAPGRLDMLDNKEAYVSHLLGFADVEKLRPLRVVVNSGNGCAGAVIDRLERFLPLNFIKVHHEPDGSFPHGVPNPLLPENRAETARAVVENGADLGLAWDGDFDRCFFWDENGNFIEGYYIVGLLAREILKKEPGAKILFDPRLTWNTIEQVQEAGGMPIMTRTGHAFIKERMRREDAAYGGEMSAHHYFRDFGYCDSGMVPWLLVAALLSREGMTLSKLVEDRMAAYPVSGEINSRVADADAVIARIEARYADGEKDYTDGLSVAYDTYRFNVRKSNTEPLLRLNVESRGDAQLMRDKTAELLDMIR; from the coding sequence ATGACAAATACCCCCCTCGCCTCATTTAAGGCCTACGACATCCGGGGCAGGGTTCCGGACGAGTTGAATCCGGAGCTGGCGATGCAGATCGGCCGGGCCTTCGTGGCAGTGTACGGCCTGCAAAAGGTCGTGGTCGGCAGAGATATCCGCCAAAGCAGCCCGGCCCTTGCCCAGGCGCTGATCAGCGGCTTGCGGATGATGGGTGCTGATGTCCTCGATCTCGGTTTGTGCGGCACGGAAGAAATCTATCATGCCGCCTTCAGCATGGAATCGGCAGGGGTTGATGGTGGAGTCATCGTCACCGCCAGCCACAATCCAGCCGACTACAACGGCATGAAGTTCGTCGTCAGAGGGGCAAGGCCGGTTACCGGTGAATCCGGTCTACGGGAAATGGCCAGGCTCATCCAGGGTGGATTGCTGCCGAAGCCGGCAGCGGCGCCCGGCAGGCTTGATATGCTCGATAATAAGGAGGCCTATGTTAGCCATCTCCTTGGCTTTGCTGATGTTGAAAAACTGCGGCCGCTGAGGGTCGTCGTCAACAGCGGCAACGGCTGTGCCGGGGCGGTCATCGACCGTTTGGAGAGGTTTCTGCCCTTAAATTTTATCAAGGTACACCATGAGCCCGACGGCAGCTTTCCCCATGGGGTGCCGAACCCGCTGCTTCCCGAAAACAGGGCGGAGACGGCGCGGGCTGTCGTGGAAAACGGCGCTGATCTAGGGCTTGCCTGGGATGGCGACTTCGACCGGTGTTTCTTCTGGGATGAAAATGGTAATTTTATTGAAGGATATTACATCGTTGGTCTCCTGGCTCGAGAGATCTTGAAAAAAGAGCCGGGAGCGAAGATCCTCTTTGACCCGCGCTTGACCTGGAATACCATCGAGCAGGTACAGGAGGCCGGGGGCATGCCGATCATGACCAGGACCGGCCACGCCTTCATCAAGGAGCGGATGCGCCGGGAAGATGCCGCTTACGGCGGCGAGATGTCCGCCCATCACTATTTCCGTGACTTTGGCTACTGTGATTCGGGGATGGTTCCCTGGCTGCTGGTGGCTGCACTTCTCAGCCGGGAGGGGATGACCTTATCGAAATTGGTAGAGGACCGAATGGCAGCTTATCCGGTTTCCGGCGAGATCAACAGCCGTGTTGCTGATGCCGATGCGGTCATCGCCCGGATAGAGGCAAGATACGCGGACGGTGAAAAGGACTATACCGATGGTCTGTCGGTGGCCTATGATACCTATCGCTTCAATGTCCGCAAGTCAAACACCGAACCCCTGCTGCGCTTGAATGTGGAAAGCCGGGGCGATGCTCAGCTTATGCGCGACAAAACTGCGGAACTGCTGGACATGATTCGCTGA
- a CDS encoding mannose-1-phosphate guanylyltransferase/mannose-6-phosphate isomerase, with protein MAAKIQPIILAGGTGSRLWPLSRELYPKQLLRLTNHTSLLQTTLLRVAGLPGVLPPLVVVGEVHRFITLTQIEELGGFEQAAILLEPIGRNTAPAICAAAEFCKKLGEDIIFLVLPADHIVLRREGFVEAVAKAAVLADAGAVVTFGIKPTGPETGYGYIEQGEGTRIASFKEKPDKDLAKTYIKAGNYLWNSGMFAFSARTFTAEMDKHAPEMVACMRQAVHKGVADGRFFRLDAGAMAVCPSDSIDYALMEKTGAGAVVAADLGWSDIGSWQALWDVLDKDADGNVAQGDVLLEDTKNCLVKSETVLVAAVGMEDTLVVETADAILVAPLSRSQDVKKVVTRLKAEGRKEFSSHTTVFRPWGSYTVLEELPRFQIKRITVNPGAKLSLQMHHHRHEHWVVVSGTAKITNGTAENLYYENQSTYIPAGNRHRLENPGVIPLELIEVQIGSYLGEDDIVRFEDVYGRQDPG; from the coding sequence ATGGCGGCAAAGATACAACCGATTATCCTGGCCGGCGGCACCGGCTCACGTCTCTGGCCCTTATCCCGGGAGCTGTATCCCAAGCAGTTGCTGCGCCTGACCAACCATACCTCACTGTTGCAGACGACCCTCCTCCGCGTCGCCGGCCTGCCCGGGGTCTTACCGCCGCTCGTTGTCGTCGGTGAGGTGCACCGCTTTATCACCCTGACCCAGATTGAAGAACTGGGCGGCTTTGAGCAAGCGGCCATCCTTCTTGAGCCGATCGGCCGCAATACCGCCCCGGCCATCTGTGCCGCCGCCGAATTTTGTAAAAAACTCGGTGAAGATATCATCTTTCTCGTCCTGCCCGCTGACCATATCGTCCTTCGCCGGGAGGGCTTCGTCGAGGCAGTGGCCAAGGCGGCGGTTCTGGCCGATGCCGGGGCGGTGGTGACCTTTGGTATCAAACCTACCGGGCCGGAGACCGGCTATGGCTATATCGAGCAAGGCGAGGGAACACGGATAGCCTCCTTCAAGGAAAAACCCGATAAGGATCTCGCCAAGACCTATATAAAGGCTGGCAACTACCTGTGGAACAGCGGCATGTTCGCTTTTTCTGCCCGAACCTTTACTGCGGAAATGGACAAGCATGCCCCAGAGATGGTGGCCTGCATGCGACAGGCGGTGCACAAGGGTGTTGCCGATGGGCGTTTCTTTCGTCTTGATGCCGGGGCGATGGCTGTCTGCCCAAGTGATTCCATCGATTATGCACTGATGGAGAAGACCGGGGCTGGTGCCGTTGTCGCCGCCGATTTGGGGTGGAGCGATATCGGTTCCTGGCAGGCCCTTTGGGATGTTCTCGACAAGGATGCCGACGGCAATGTTGCCCAAGGCGATGTCCTTCTCGAAGACACCAAAAACTGCCTGGTAAAGTCGGAGACGGTGCTGGTGGCGGCGGTTGGCATGGAGGACACCCTGGTGGTCGAGACCGCCGATGCGATTCTTGTTGCACCGCTTTCCCGGTCCCAGGATGTGAAAAAGGTGGTGACGCGGTTGAAGGCGGAGGGCCGTAAGGAATTCAGCAGTCACACCACGGTCTTTCGGCCGTGGGGGAGTTACACGGTACTGGAGGAGTTGCCGCGTTTTCAGATCAAACGGATTACCGTCAATCCCGGGGCTAAGCTGTCGCTGCAGATGCACCACCACCGCCATGAGCACTGGGTGGTTGTTTCCGGAACCGCCAAGATCACCAATGGCACTGCAGAAAACCTGTATTATGAGAACCAATCAACCTATATCCCGGCCGGCAACAGGCACCGGCTGGAGAACCCGGGGGTCATTCCCCTTGAGCTGATAGAGGTGCAGATCGGCAGCTATCTGGGTGAAGACGATATCGTCCGCTTTGAGGATGTCTATGGGAGGCAGGACCCGGGTTGA
- a CDS encoding PilZ domain-containing protein encodes MKQREHRKFIRYDALHLLDYLVLDEDGEPGVYSMGRTIDVSIDGIKLETIYPLKPGSRLVITVGLEDDLVDLEGQIPYTAPCDGRFVSGVTFLKITKDGRRVFAKYVEAFRRRKLELAQQPGIPAEGQS; translated from the coding sequence ATGAAACAACGAGAACACAGAAAGTTTATCCGTTACGACGCCTTACACCTTCTTGATTATCTTGTTTTGGATGAGGATGGCGAGCCGGGCGTGTATTCGATGGGCCGAACCATTGATGTCAGTATAGACGGAATCAAACTGGAAACAATCTACCCCCTCAAGCCGGGCAGCCGTTTGGTAATCACCGTTGGCTTGGAAGACGATCTCGTCGATCTCGAAGGGCAGATACCCTACACCGCCCCCTGTGATGGCCGCTTTGTCTCCGGAGTCACCTTTCTTAAAATCACCAAGGATGGCAGGCGGGTCTTTGCCAAATACGTCGAGGCCTTCCGCAGACGTAAGTTGGAACTGGCTCAGCAGCCAGGAATACCCGCCGAAGGACAATCCTGA
- the mtnA gene encoding S-methyl-5-thioribose-1-phosphate isomerase codes for MKYNGAHYRTIWPDPQNNRRILIIDQRRLPHEFAVEAVESTEEMVTAIRDMHVRGAGLIGAAAGFGMYLATLQAPDPSFDTFMDAAARSLDASRPTARNLMWAVERILRAMSQSSAPSEKRTLAYATACAIADEDALFCRDIGKHGLKIIEEISRRKNGAPVNILTHCNAGWLAFVDHGSATAPIYAARDAGIPVHVWVDETRPWNQGARLTTWELQHENIANTLICDNTGGLLMQLGLVDMVIVGADRVTHTGDVVNKIGTYLKALAAKDNDIPFYVALPSSTFDWKLDNGMEIPIEQRSEQEITTITGKDSLGEVRTVLLAGEGTKAANYGFDVTPARLITGLITERGRVRPERDAIHRLFPERVS; via the coding sequence ATGAAATACAACGGCGCACACTACCGGACCATTTGGCCTGACCCGCAAAACAACCGGCGGATCCTTATCATTGACCAGAGAAGACTCCCCCATGAATTCGCCGTTGAAGCAGTCGAATCGACCGAGGAGATGGTTACCGCCATTCGCGATATGCATGTTCGCGGCGCTGGGCTTATCGGGGCGGCTGCTGGTTTCGGCATGTATCTTGCCACCTTGCAGGCGCCTGACCCATCCTTCGACACTTTTATGGACGCCGCCGCCAGGAGCCTTGATGCCAGCCGGCCGACGGCGCGCAACCTCATGTGGGCGGTTGAGCGAATCCTCCGGGCAATGTCCCAGTCCTCGGCCCCCAGCGAGAAAAGGACCCTGGCCTATGCCACCGCCTGTGCCATAGCCGACGAAGACGCCCTTTTCTGCCGGGATATCGGCAAACACGGCCTGAAGATCATAGAGGAAATCAGCAGAAGAAAAAACGGCGCCCCGGTCAACATACTCACCCACTGCAATGCCGGATGGCTGGCCTTTGTCGACCACGGCAGTGCCACCGCCCCGATCTATGCCGCCCGTGATGCCGGCATCCCAGTGCACGTTTGGGTCGATGAGACCAGGCCATGGAACCAGGGCGCGCGGCTCACCACCTGGGAGCTGCAGCATGAAAACATAGCCAACACCCTGATTTGCGACAACACCGGCGGCCTCCTCATGCAACTCGGTCTCGTCGACATGGTTATCGTCGGCGCCGACCGGGTGACCCATACCGGCGATGTCGTCAACAAAATTGGCACATACCTTAAGGCACTTGCGGCCAAGGATAACGATATTCCGTTTTATGTCGCCCTTCCTTCATCTACTTTTGACTGGAAACTTGACAATGGCATGGAAATTCCGATAGAACAAAGGTCAGAACAAGAAATTACCACCATTACCGGCAAGGATTCTCTCGGTGAGGTGCGGACAGTGCTTCTGGCAGGCGAGGGAACGAAAGCGGCGAACTACGGTTTTGACGTGACTCCGGCCAGGCTCATCACCGGCCTCATTACCGAAAGAGGAAGGGTTAGACCGGAACGGGACGCCATTCATCGGCTCTTTCCGGAAAGGGTATCTTGA